One segment of Coffea arabica cultivar ET-39 chromosome 7c, Coffea Arabica ET-39 HiFi, whole genome shotgun sequence DNA contains the following:
- the LOC113698986 gene encoding uncharacterized protein isoform X2 — translation MSSSPSSELPLHPSQNPSNWRFTWEAQSHIPTVRLYLFNPHIKPSAQCTNLEVDLSVDQSSLLVRFYQAEAEACTSFRVPLPRVLIDPESPVQFTAYDDHIHVKLALLLPIDHPLVSEFDSSSDEYRPLSTDSDLKNLSALEEVYFYCRSCSAKLTRSLRCFKEMPSVNWQEAADNWFGACCCSFGGISEKLVRSYAKSYTCAAGVCLLDTESVILCKDDLVGCEFPGFNWNQSVEFNLKLTTDDILVKASSDDASKHGQTVCSENDDFGREVSNGKEHHLGSEEENLKEKLRHEATGNAGDCGNLSCLSSHLQTAENMATCPDFHAVMKHDLGFCDNGCHSFDRLEISSEEKSGRDIELLEHQKVLLNGFLWNGFLARSSNLSKDVRCYSLERMFAIQLLESAKDELSFRTVVRDMQTKYPMLQIVLLNPDSWCCSGCCLYSTESASRKSMHPTIKVLFSACCNDEENESRKLEEWITKNQADEVYMLPSQIGNLISYLKSANSMYPPSQVPLQNLSLSSMRR, via the exons ATGTCCTCATCCCCATCCTCAGAGCTTCCCCTTCACCCCTCCCAAAACCCTAGCAACTGGCGCTTCACATGGGAGGCCCAATCTCACATCCCAACCGTCCGATTATATCTCTTCAACCCCCACATCAAACCCTCAGCTCAATGCACCAACTTAGAGGTCGACCTATCAGTGGACCAGTCTTCACTCCTCGTCAGATTCTACCAAGCAGAAGCCGAAGCCTGCACTTCATTTCGGGTCCCGCTCCCTAGAGTTTTAATCGACCCGGAGTCACCGGTTCAGTTCACGGCTTATGATGATCATATTCATGTTAAACTCGCTCTGCTTCTTCCCATTGATCATCCTCTTGTTTCGGAATTTGATTCCTCGTCTGATGAGTACCGGCCACTTTCCACCGATTCCG ATCTAAAGAATTTATCTGCTTTGGAGGAAGTGTACTTTTACTGCAGAAGTTGCTCAGCTAAGTTGACAAGATCTCTCAG ATGTTTCAAGGAGATGCCATCAGTCAATTGGCAAGAAGCAGCAGACAATTGGTTTGGGGCTTGTTGTTGTTCATTTGGAGGTATCAGTGAGAAGCTGGTTAGAAGTTATGCAAAGTCCTATACATGTGCAGCAGGTGTTTGTCTCTTAGATACAGAATCTGTCATTTTGTGCAAGGACGATCTTGTGGGATGTGAATTTCCTGGATTTAATTGGAACCAAAGTGTTGAGTTTAATCTGAAATTGACTACTGACGATATTTTGGTCAAAGCTTCCTCAGATGATGCAAGTAAACATGGGCAAACTGTCTGCTCTGAGAATGATGACTTTGGGAGGGAGGTCAGCAATGGCAAGGAACATCATCTTGGTTCTGAGGAAGAAAACCTCAAAGAGAAACTGAGACATGAAGCTACTGGAAATGCTGGTGATTGTGGTAACTTATCTTGCCTGTCTTCACACTTACAGACTGCAGAAAACATGGCAACTTGTCCTGACTTCCATGCAGTTATGAAACATGATCTTGGGTTCTGTGATAATGGATGTCATAGTTTTGATCGTTTAGAAATCTCTTCAGAGGAAAAATCTGGAAGGGATATTGAACTCCTAGAGCATCAGAAAGTATTACTTAATGGCTTTCTTTGGAATGGTTTCCTGGCAAGATCCTCCAATCTTTCAAAAGATGTTAG ATGTTATAGCTTGGAGAGGATGTTTGCAATTCAGTTGCTGGAAAGTGCAAAAGATGAATTATCATTCCGGACTGTTGTGAGagatatgcaaaccaaatatcctATGCTGCAAATTGTTCTGTTGAACCCGGATTCTTGGTGCTGCAGTGGATGTTGTTTGTACTCCACTGAATCAGCTTCAAGGAAAAGCATGCATCCAACCATCAAGGTGCTATTTTCTGCCTGCTGCAATGATGAGGAAAACGAGTCTAG GAAGCTTGAAGAATGGATTACCAAGAATCAAGCAGATGAAGTGTACATGTTGCCATCTCAAATAGGGAACTTGATTTCCTATTTAAAGTCGGCTAATAGTATGTACCCTCCATCACAAGTTCCCCTGCAGAATCTGTCCCTGTCATCCATGAGAAGATAA
- the LOC113698986 gene encoding uncharacterized protein isoform X1, translating to MSSSPSSELPLHPSQNPSNWRFTWEAQSHIPTVRLYLFNPHIKPSAQCTNLEVDLSVDQSSLLVRFYQAEAEACTSFRVPLPRVLIDPESPVQFTAYDDHIHVKLALLLPIDHPLVSEFDSSSDEYRPLSTDSDLKNLSALEEVYFYCRSCSAKLTRSLRCFKEMPSVNWQEAADNWFGACCCSFGGISEKLVRSYAKSYTCAAGVCLLDTESVILCKDDLVGCEFPGFNWNQSVEFNLKLTTDDILVKASSDDASKHGQTVCSENDDFGREVSNGKEHHLGSEEENLKEKLRHEATGNAGDCGNLSCLSSHLQTAENMATCPDFHAVMKHDLGFCDNGCHSFDRLEISSEEKSGRDIELLEHQKVLLNGFLWNGFLARSSNLSKDVRWVEFLCPQCSSLLGAYPCFSDSSPLDSGIRLFKCHISTTLPVGGSGNTFRCYSLERMFAIQLLESAKDELSFRTVVRDMQTKYPMLQIVLLNPDSWCCSGCCLYSTESASRKSMHPTIKVLFSACCNDEENESRKLEEWITKNQADEVYMLPSQIGNLISYLKSANSMYPPSQVPLQNLSLSSMRR from the exons ATGTCCTCATCCCCATCCTCAGAGCTTCCCCTTCACCCCTCCCAAAACCCTAGCAACTGGCGCTTCACATGGGAGGCCCAATCTCACATCCCAACCGTCCGATTATATCTCTTCAACCCCCACATCAAACCCTCAGCTCAATGCACCAACTTAGAGGTCGACCTATCAGTGGACCAGTCTTCACTCCTCGTCAGATTCTACCAAGCAGAAGCCGAAGCCTGCACTTCATTTCGGGTCCCGCTCCCTAGAGTTTTAATCGACCCGGAGTCACCGGTTCAGTTCACGGCTTATGATGATCATATTCATGTTAAACTCGCTCTGCTTCTTCCCATTGATCATCCTCTTGTTTCGGAATTTGATTCCTCGTCTGATGAGTACCGGCCACTTTCCACCGATTCCG ATCTAAAGAATTTATCTGCTTTGGAGGAAGTGTACTTTTACTGCAGAAGTTGCTCAGCTAAGTTGACAAGATCTCTCAG ATGTTTCAAGGAGATGCCATCAGTCAATTGGCAAGAAGCAGCAGACAATTGGTTTGGGGCTTGTTGTTGTTCATTTGGAGGTATCAGTGAGAAGCTGGTTAGAAGTTATGCAAAGTCCTATACATGTGCAGCAGGTGTTTGTCTCTTAGATACAGAATCTGTCATTTTGTGCAAGGACGATCTTGTGGGATGTGAATTTCCTGGATTTAATTGGAACCAAAGTGTTGAGTTTAATCTGAAATTGACTACTGACGATATTTTGGTCAAAGCTTCCTCAGATGATGCAAGTAAACATGGGCAAACTGTCTGCTCTGAGAATGATGACTTTGGGAGGGAGGTCAGCAATGGCAAGGAACATCATCTTGGTTCTGAGGAAGAAAACCTCAAAGAGAAACTGAGACATGAAGCTACTGGAAATGCTGGTGATTGTGGTAACTTATCTTGCCTGTCTTCACACTTACAGACTGCAGAAAACATGGCAACTTGTCCTGACTTCCATGCAGTTATGAAACATGATCTTGGGTTCTGTGATAATGGATGTCATAGTTTTGATCGTTTAGAAATCTCTTCAGAGGAAAAATCTGGAAGGGATATTGAACTCCTAGAGCATCAGAAAGTATTACTTAATGGCTTTCTTTGGAATGGTTTCCTGGCAAGATCCTCCAATCTTTCAAAAGATGTTAGGTGGGTCGAATTCTTGTGTCCTCAATGTTCTTCCCTACTTGGAGCATACCCTTGCTTCAGTGATAGTAGTCCATTGGACAGTGGAATTCGCTTGTTTAAATGCCACATTTCAACCACTTTACCTGTTGGTGGCTCCGGTAATACGTTTAG ATGTTATAGCTTGGAGAGGATGTTTGCAATTCAGTTGCTGGAAAGTGCAAAAGATGAATTATCATTCCGGACTGTTGTGAGagatatgcaaaccaaatatcctATGCTGCAAATTGTTCTGTTGAACCCGGATTCTTGGTGCTGCAGTGGATGTTGTTTGTACTCCACTGAATCAGCTTCAAGGAAAAGCATGCATCCAACCATCAAGGTGCTATTTTCTGCCTGCTGCAATGATGAGGAAAACGAGTCTAG GAAGCTTGAAGAATGGATTACCAAGAATCAAGCAGATGAAGTGTACATGTTGCCATCTCAAATAGGGAACTTGATTTCCTATTTAAAGTCGGCTAATAGTATGTACCCTCCATCACAAGTTCCCCTGCAGAATCTGTCCCTGTCATCCATGAGAAGATAA
- the LOC113700219 gene encoding uncharacterized protein yields the protein MAQYGAEYGNQKSQYDEYGNPVRQTDEYGNPARHGGTMGDYGTTGTTGAYGGTTGAHGTYATGTTGTTGTGAYATQPGTDVGKEHHGLGGMLHRSGSGSSSSSEDDGHGGRRKKGMKEKIKEKLPGGHKEAQPGQEYSSATAAPGYGGEGEQHEKKGIMDKIKEKLPGGHHN from the exons ATGGCGCAATACGGGGCTGAATATGGCAACCAAAAGAGCCAGTACGATGAGTACGGAAACCCAGTTCGTCAGACAGACGAATATGGTAACCCTGCCCGCCATGGAGGTACCATGGGTGATTATGGAACCACTGGCACTACTGGAGCCTATGGTGGCACAACTGGAGCACATGGGACTTATGCAACTGGAACCACCGGCACTACCGGTACCGGTGCATACGCCACCCAGCCTGGCACTGATGTGGGGAAGGAGCACCATGGCCTTGGTGGCATGCTTCATCGCTCTGGCAGCGGTAGCTCTAGCTCG TCCGAGGATGATGGGCATGGCGGGAGGAGGAAGAAGGGGATGAAGGAGAAGATAAAGGAGAAACTGCCTGGCGGTCACAAGGAGGCTCAACCTGGACAAGAATATTCGAGTGCTACTGCAGCTCCTGGATACGGCGGGGAAGGAGAGCAGCACGAGAAGAAAGGAATTATGgataaaatcaaggagaaattACCAGGGGGTcaccacaactga